In the genome of Mucisphaera calidilacus, one region contains:
- a CDS encoding secretin N-terminal domain-containing protein, giving the protein MNVRIRLPLVMGIVVLLIAAAPLSAQNRDDEMPDTRMVTLNFPGTVDLKVLIDYVSKREGINFIYDQNTVRREVTINAPEPIPASSLMTLLESVLRMNNLALVESDIPNTIRIEANRPLRNISVLPDDGQPRATQAVTRVFTLDHATAQTVVQSIKPFLSATQADITPIPESDLLIVTDFASNMDRLERLIFLIDQPQRQGVIEFVDIEHVKARDLADSASKLLSGLRGPVTQGVPRPVTLQADEPTNRIAVVGEIDQVKRAVELIRSMDRSRQLETKVYALVNVSPDRIDTLMTELLDEVASINYRAVIDSDANALIVTATNAIHEQIESLRQSLDISRPDQQSPIRFYTLQNASVKEVLDTLTNIEGNNAGSAISIDGVSTAETTRAASEFASVSGPTEEEVNRRPAANDSSGLSGIAIADEELGLDKVRILGHEETNTIIVIARPAMHEVYERLIKRLDIRQPQVLLEATVVAIDTTDGFQLGVEILVDGGIGDEGRSLTFSSFGLSQDVDAANPALVLEPGVGFNGAVLSPNVADVVVRALQSDDHVKVVSRPTLLVTNNENGELVSLSQEPFSSVNASSTVSTTSFGGYSDAGTTIRVTPQISEGDQIKLSYGVELSSFTVAAETDTDSDELPPAKQTNSLNSVALLPDGYTMIVGGLTRDTTREEIDSIPLLGDIPGLKYFFSNRVITKQQSTLFVFIKAVILRDDKFEYLKYLSGQSAAQAGISLGYPESEPVIIP; this is encoded by the coding sequence ATGAACGTTCGGATCCGCCTGCCTCTGGTCATGGGGATCGTCGTTCTGCTCATCGCCGCGGCGCCGCTCTCGGCGCAGAACCGCGACGACGAGATGCCCGACACGCGGATGGTCACGCTCAACTTCCCGGGGACCGTCGACCTCAAGGTGCTCATCGACTACGTCAGCAAACGCGAGGGCATCAACTTCATCTACGACCAGAACACGGTCCGGCGCGAGGTCACCATCAACGCCCCCGAGCCGATCCCCGCCTCGTCCCTGATGACGCTCCTCGAGAGCGTCCTGCGCATGAACAACCTCGCTCTGGTCGAGTCCGATATCCCCAACACCATCCGGATCGAGGCCAACAGGCCGCTGCGGAACATATCCGTGCTCCCCGACGACGGCCAGCCCCGGGCAACACAGGCCGTCACACGCGTCTTCACGCTCGATCACGCGACGGCCCAGACCGTCGTGCAGAGCATCAAGCCGTTTCTCTCCGCGACCCAGGCCGACATCACGCCGATCCCCGAGAGCGACCTGCTGATCGTGACCGACTTCGCCAGCAACATGGACCGCCTCGAACGCCTGATCTTCCTGATCGATCAGCCCCAGCGGCAGGGCGTGATCGAGTTCGTCGACATCGAGCACGTCAAGGCTCGCGATCTTGCCGACTCCGCCAGCAAGCTGCTCTCGGGACTCCGCGGGCCGGTCACACAGGGCGTCCCGCGCCCGGTGACCCTCCAGGCCGACGAACCGACCAACCGCATCGCCGTCGTGGGCGAGATCGATCAGGTCAAACGTGCCGTCGAGCTCATCCGGTCGATGGACCGCTCCCGGCAGCTCGAGACGAAGGTCTACGCCCTCGTCAACGTCTCGCCCGACCGCATCGACACCCTGATGACCGAGCTCCTCGACGAGGTGGCCAGCATCAACTACCGCGCGGTGATCGACAGCGACGCCAACGCCCTGATCGTCACCGCCACCAACGCCATTCACGAGCAGATCGAGAGCCTGCGCCAATCGCTCGATATCTCGCGGCCCGATCAGCAGAGCCCCATCCGCTTCTACACCCTGCAGAACGCCAGCGTGAAAGAAGTCCTCGACACGCTGACCAACATCGAGGGCAACAACGCCGGCAGCGCCATCTCCATCGACGGCGTCTCGACCGCCGAGACCACACGCGCCGCATCGGAGTTCGCGAGCGTCTCCGGACCAACCGAGGAAGAGGTCAACCGACGCCCGGCCGCGAACGACAGCTCGGGTCTCTCAGGCATCGCCATCGCCGACGAAGAACTCGGCCTCGACAAGGTGCGCATCCTCGGCCACGAGGAGACCAACACCATCATCGTCATCGCACGACCCGCCATGCACGAGGTCTACGAGCGACTGATCAAGCGGCTCGACATCCGCCAGCCCCAGGTCCTGCTCGAGGCGACCGTGGTGGCCATCGACACCACCGACGGCTTCCAGCTCGGCGTCGAGATTCTCGTCGACGGCGGCATCGGCGACGAGGGTCGCTCCCTGACCTTCAGCTCCTTCGGTTTGTCTCAGGACGTCGACGCTGCGAACCCGGCCCTCGTCCTCGAGCCGGGCGTGGGCTTCAACGGCGCGGTCCTCAGCCCCAACGTCGCCGACGTCGTCGTGCGCGCCCTCCAGTCCGACGACCACGTCAAGGTCGTCTCGCGACCGACGCTCCTGGTCACCAACAACGAGAACGGCGAACTCGTCAGCCTCAGCCAGGAACCCTTCTCCAGCGTCAACGCCTCCAGCACCGTCTCCACCACCAGCTTCGGCGGCTACTCCGACGCAGGAACCACCATCCGCGTCACGCCGCAGATCAGTGAGGGCGACCAGATCAAGCTCAGCTACGGCGTCGAACTCAGCAGCTTCACGGTCGCCGCCGAGACGGACACCGACAGCGACGAACTTCCGCCCGCCAAGCAGACCAACTCGCTCAACAGCGTCGCGCTCCTGCCCGACGGCTACACCATGATCGTCGGCGGGCTCACCCGCGACACCACCCGCGAGGAGATCGACAGCATCCCGCTCCTCGGCGACATCCCGGGCCTCAAGTACTTCTTCTCCAACCGCGTCATCACCAAGCAGCAGAGCACCCTCTTTGTCTTCATCAAGGCGGTGATCCTCCGCGACGACAAGTTCGAGTACCTCAAGTACCTCTCCGGCCAGTCCGCCGCACAGGCGGGCATCTCCCTCGGCTACCCCGAGAGCGAACCGGTCATCATCCCCTGA
- a CDS encoding pilus assembly FimT family protein: MTRRQHAFTLIEVLAVIVILGLLAGATAWAIVAETRTVTRDEVIDVLTRTDHTARLTARRLGQPCELRIDYERQNLRRVMLLPDGTTERAHLVTLPDSCRITPIRLPAERTRPPSTDKQVIAYATDGRSRDFGIEVAVEDESRWLVVIGMTGQTLITDDEQHAIDILLAADPGRPHAD; encoded by the coding sequence ATGACCCGCAGGCAACACGCCTTTACCCTCATCGAGGTCCTCGCCGTCATCGTTATCCTCGGCCTGCTCGCCGGCGCAACCGCATGGGCCATCGTCGCCGAGACACGAACCGTCACCCGCGACGAGGTCATCGACGTCCTCACCCGGACCGACCACACCGCCCGCCTGACCGCTCGCCGACTCGGACAGCCCTGCGAACTCCGCATCGACTACGAGCGGCAGAACCTCCGACGCGTCATGCTCCTGCCCGACGGCACCACCGAGCGGGCGCACCTCGTCACCCTGCCCGATAGCTGCCGGATCACCCCGATCCGTCTGCCCGCCGAACGCACCCGCCCGCCATCAACCGATAAACAGGTCATCGCCTACGCCACCGACGGGCGCTCGCGCGACTTCGGCATCGAGGTGGCCGTCGAAGACGAGTCGCGTTGGCTCGTCGTCATCGGCATGACCGGCCAGACCCTGATCACCGACGATGAACAGCACGCCATCGACATCCTGCTCGCCGCCGACCCGGGCCGGCCTCACGCTGATTGA
- a CDS encoding prepilin-type N-terminal cleavage/methylation domain-containing protein, whose amino-acid sequence MTRSHGFTLLELLLATFLITVLMMAVTSVVTSITTVPGVQNVTLADTDTRGLDNIVPPHERSLIDLLRADLLHATSVVGSNHAVTLTGPLGRSPHDRGLNHQPAEVTYSLQTIEQRAALVRTQRSGRARDTRTDLVALDITSLTLSPIERPGTPGVIGNEPLQPILLRPAGPTQVITTAAANDRQALERAARYVACPAWQVAITTTTNPGVPARHVITLR is encoded by the coding sequence ATGACACGCTCCCACGGCTTCACACTCCTCGAACTCCTGCTCGCCACCTTCCTCATCACCGTCCTCATGATGGCCGTCACCTCCGTGGTCACCAGCATCACCACGGTCCCGGGCGTCCAGAACGTCACCCTCGCCGACACCGACACGCGAGGCCTTGACAACATCGTCCCGCCTCACGAGCGATCGCTCATCGACCTGCTCCGCGCCGACCTGCTCCACGCCACCTCGGTGGTCGGCAGCAACCACGCCGTCACGCTCACCGGGCCGCTCGGGCGCTCGCCCCACGACCGCGGCCTCAACCACCAGCCCGCCGAAGTCACTTACTCCCTGCAGACGATCGAGCAACGCGCGGCCCTCGTGCGCACGCAACGCTCCGGACGCGCTCGCGACACCCGCACCGACCTTGTCGCCCTCGACATCACCTCTTTGACACTCAGCCCGATCGAGCGCCCCGGCACACCGGGAGTGATCGGCAACGAGCCGCTTCAGCCGATCCTGCTCCGGCCCGCCGGCCCGACACAGGTCATCACGACAGCCGCTGCGAACGACCGACAGGCACTGGAACGGGCCGCTCGCTACGTCGCCTGCCCAGCCTGGCAGGTCGCGATCACCACAACCACCAACCCGGGCGTGCCCGCACGCCACGTCATCACCCTCCGATGA
- the gspE gene encoding type II secretion system ATPase GspE: MDQPPETDNQAVANGEAQADTLTDLSRRQPSAQFLKSIPIGFARAKAVLGLAVDDPGVVQLAMVNPDDRQTRDVLRRTLRCRFDVLPVDEDQITIAINQAYGQQSGVAQEFVERLDRTEVIEEVNELGKREDLLNVADRSPVIKLVNLVLFEAVQQEASDIHIQPYEDRLIVRMRIDGVLFDSFDLPRGVQDEVVSRIKVMARMNIAEKRLPQDGRATVQVGDRVIDLRVSSVPASHGERVVIRLLDKSIRLYTLGELGMTAGALEMFRRLIGVEHGLVLVTGPTGSGKSTTLYAALGEINSTERNIITLEDPIEYQLEGISQIQISDKKGMTFASGLKSVLRQDPDIVMIGEIRDHETAVMAIQASLTGHLVFSTLHTNDAASAVTRLLDLGIEPYLVSSSLVGVLAQRLVRRVCPQCSEPHEPSDAELSALRFEPDEQQRARFRKGAGCDACRGTGYHGRAGCFELLTVNDEIRKLVQGHESASAINDAAIRAGMRTLTDDGLGKVADGQTTLSEVMRVAMRAGF, translated from the coding sequence GTGGATCAACCTCCCGAGACCGACAACCAGGCGGTGGCCAACGGCGAGGCACAGGCTGACACCCTGACCGATCTCTCCCGACGGCAGCCCTCCGCGCAGTTCCTCAAATCCATCCCGATCGGATTCGCCCGTGCCAAGGCCGTGCTCGGCCTCGCCGTCGACGACCCCGGCGTCGTCCAGCTCGCCATGGTCAACCCCGACGACCGCCAGACCCGCGACGTCCTCCGACGCACGCTCCGCTGCCGCTTCGACGTCCTGCCCGTCGACGAGGACCAGATCACCATCGCCATCAATCAGGCCTACGGCCAGCAGTCAGGCGTCGCCCAGGAGTTCGTCGAACGACTCGACCGCACCGAGGTCATCGAGGAGGTCAACGAACTCGGCAAACGCGAAGACCTGCTCAACGTCGCCGACCGCTCGCCCGTCATCAAGCTCGTCAACCTTGTGCTCTTCGAGGCCGTCCAGCAGGAAGCCTCCGACATCCACATCCAGCCCTACGAGGATCGCCTGATCGTCCGCATGCGCATCGACGGCGTGCTGTTCGACTCCTTCGACCTGCCGCGCGGCGTCCAGGACGAGGTCGTCAGCCGCATCAAGGTCATGGCACGGATGAACATCGCCGAGAAACGGCTGCCTCAGGACGGACGCGCCACCGTGCAGGTCGGCGACCGCGTCATCGACCTCCGCGTCTCCAGCGTCCCGGCCAGCCACGGCGAACGCGTCGTCATCCGACTCCTCGACAAGAGCATCCGGCTCTACACCCTCGGCGAACTTGGCATGACCGCCGGCGCACTCGAGATGTTCCGCAGGCTCATCGGCGTCGAGCACGGACTCGTCCTCGTCACCGGACCCACCGGCTCCGGCAAGTCGACGACCCTCTACGCGGCACTCGGCGAGATCAACTCCACCGAACGCAACATCATCACCCTCGAAGATCCCATCGAGTACCAGCTCGAAGGCATCAGCCAGATCCAGATCTCGGACAAGAAGGGCATGACCTTCGCCAGCGGGCTCAAGAGCGTCCTCCGCCAGGACCCCGACATCGTCATGATCGGCGAGATCCGCGACCACGAGACCGCCGTCATGGCCATCCAGGCCTCCCTCACCGGTCACCTCGTCTTCAGCACGCTCCACACCAACGACGCAGCCAGCGCCGTCACCCGACTCCTCGACCTCGGCATCGAACCCTATCTCGTGAGCAGCTCGCTCGTGGGCGTCCTCGCCCAACGCCTCGTGCGTCGCGTCTGCCCGCAGTGCTCCGAGCCCCACGAGCCCTCCGACGCCGAACTCAGCGCCCTGCGCTTCGAGCCCGACGAACAGCAACGCGCCCGCTTCCGCAAGGGTGCCGGCTGCGACGCCTGCCGCGGCACCGGTTACCACGGACGCGCGGGCTGTTTTGAGCTGCTGACCGTCAACGACGAGATACGCAAGCTCGTCCAGGGCCACGAGTCCGCCTCCGCCATCAACGACGCCGCTATCCGCGCCGGCATGCGCACGCTGACCGACGACGGACTCGGCAAGGTCGCCGACGGACAGACCACGCTCAGCGAGGTCATGCGCGTCGCCATGAGAGCCGGTTTCTGA
- a CDS encoding type IV pilus modification PilV family protein: MNSTPSTSCSPPTRAGLTLIEVVAALAILGTILATMVMAKSYHTRQLANADKQSRAVTLTDNLIAAWWTDEKGIPIGAAGTFPTEPEFIWQTQIVRNDPVQDLGARVVRIIVAEKSDTDLVTEDDERVRIVVDLVVPDPRVRRIMEEHRRNVEQARAAGGAS, from the coding sequence ATGAACAGCACGCCATCGACATCCTGCTCGCCGCCGACCCGGGCCGGCCTCACGCTGATTGAGGTCGTCGCGGCGCTCGCGATCCTCGGCACCATCCTCGCCACCATGGTCATGGCCAAGAGCTATCACACGCGGCAGCTGGCCAACGCCGACAAGCAGAGCAGGGCGGTCACGCTCACCGACAACCTCATCGCCGCGTGGTGGACCGACGAGAAGGGCATCCCCATCGGCGCGGCCGGCACGTTCCCCACCGAGCCCGAGTTCATCTGGCAGACGCAGATCGTCCGCAACGACCCGGTCCAGGACCTCGGCGCACGGGTGGTGCGCATCATCGTCGCGGAGAAGTCCGACACCGACCTCGTGACCGAAGACGACGAGCGCGTGCGCATCGTCGTTGACCTCGTCGTGCCCGACCCCCGTGTCCGGCGGATCATGGAAGAGCACCGCAGAAACGTCGAACAGGCACGCGCAGCAGGGGGGGCATCATGA
- a CDS encoding type II secretion system F family protein: MAVYTYIATARDGKAPELRGTIVADSPRQARDQLRERGLSVRDVAEERTSARSAVERFLAGRQRDKVTSLLQEMSTLLAAGIPLLETLETIARQHQGRFRQSILLLNDAIAAGGSLAQAMAQQPELFDELALSVVEVGENAGTLDSSLKRLAEFRRKASRLKNRVLSAMLYPAIVATVGVLVSVFLMTFVVPQVLTVLEDSGKDLPFATVIVKGASDILLGYWWLILAAILAAILAVSALLRTDRGAYAWHRFQLRVPILGDLIRKQSIARMAMVMATLLSSDVVFVRTLQITRRIVGNRVLRDALVAAEQAVLSGRDIADALEKTEAFPPLVVQIFAVGQASGRLEEMLESLAEDYDTQVDLTADRLTSMLEPVMMIALAITVGFIAFAVIMPILEAGNVL, translated from the coding sequence ATGGCCGTCTATACCTACATCGCGACCGCACGCGACGGCAAGGCACCCGAGCTCCGTGGCACCATCGTCGCCGACTCCCCCCGGCAGGCACGCGACCAGCTCCGCGAACGCGGGCTCTCCGTCCGCGACGTCGCCGAGGAACGCACCTCCGCACGCTCGGCGGTCGAACGCTTCCTCGCGGGACGACAACGCGACAAGGTCACCAGCCTCCTCCAGGAAATGTCCACGCTCCTCGCCGCAGGCATCCCGCTCCTTGAAACCCTCGAGACCATCGCCCGCCAGCACCAGGGACGCTTCAGGCAATCCATCCTCCTGCTCAACGACGCCATCGCCGCGGGCGGCAGCCTCGCTCAGGCCATGGCCCAGCAGCCCGAACTCTTCGACGAGCTCGCCCTGAGCGTCGTCGAGGTCGGCGAGAACGCCGGCACACTCGACAGCTCTCTCAAGCGGCTCGCCGAGTTCCGACGCAAGGCATCACGCCTCAAGAACCGGGTCCTCTCGGCGATGCTCTACCCCGCCATCGTCGCGACCGTCGGCGTCCTCGTCAGCGTCTTTCTCATGACCTTCGTCGTCCCCCAGGTCCTCACCGTCCTCGAAGACAGCGGCAAAGACCTTCCCTTCGCCACCGTCATCGTCAAGGGCGCCAGCGACATCCTCCTTGGCTACTGGTGGCTCATCCTCGCCGCCATCCTCGCCGCCATCCTCGCCGTCTCGGCCCTGCTGCGAACCGACCGCGGCGCCTACGCCTGGCACCGGTTCCAGCTCCGGGTCCCGATCCTCGGCGACCTGATCCGCAAGCAGTCCATCGCCCGCATGGCCATGGTGATGGCCACCCTCCTCAGCAGCGACGTCGTCTTCGTGCGCACGCTCCAGATCACCCGCCGGATCGTCGGCAACCGCGTCCTCCGCGACGCCCTCGTCGCCGCAGAGCAAGCCGTTCTGTCCGGCCGCGACATCGCCGACGCCCTCGAAAAAACTGAGGCATTCCCCCCCTTGGTCGTCCAGATCTTTGCCGTCGGCCAGGCCTCGGGCAGACTGGAAGAAATGCTCGAAAGCCTCGCGGAGGACTACGATACCCAGGTGGATCTCACGGCCGATCGCCTGACCTCCATGCTCGAACCCGTCATGATGATCGCCCTCGCGATCACCGTCGGGTTCATCGCCTTCGCCGTCATCATGCCCATCCTTGAAGCCGGAAACGTCCTCTGA
- a CDS encoding STAS domain-containing protein has product MALECELVEGVEDLTIVRLVGKLDIQGTNNINMKFHAKTAARQKPTVIDLEGVTFVSSIGIGMLVTCATSLKRKGCEVILAAAKPEIEEVFRASRLDAFFRIVDTVEEAESLLRADAA; this is encoded by the coding sequence ATGGCATTGGAATGCGAACTGGTCGAAGGCGTTGAAGACCTCACCATCGTCCGATTGGTCGGCAAACTGGATATCCAGGGCACGAACAACATCAACATGAAGTTCCACGCCAAGACCGCCGCCCGCCAGAAACCCACCGTCATCGACCTCGAGGGCGTCACCTTCGTCAGTTCCATCGGCATCGGCATGCTCGTCACCTGCGCCACCTCCCTCAAACGCAAGGGCTGCGAGGTCATCCTCGCCGCCGCCAAACCCGAGATCGAAGAGGTCTTCCGCGCCTCCCGGCTCGACGCCTTCTTCCGCATCGTCGACACCGTCGAAGAAGCCGAATCCCTCCTCCGCGCCGACGCAGCCTGA
- a CDS encoding tetratricopeptide repeat protein, protein MKDDRPVSTRLTIPAIAILLALGPGCVTNQQAETPHANYSTVQASVDRDTDKARQRNAKGLEHLLVGDLDDAEQQFRSALQADVQYGPAHNNLGKILYLKQDYYQAAWEFEYARELMPANAAPHNNLGLVHEQTGELDRAVEHFRQAISLDADNIEYRANLARTLVRRGDRTDELRTLRDQIIAEDTRNEWITWAKSLNIDD, encoded by the coding sequence ATGAAGGATGACCGCCCCGTGTCCACACGCCTGACGATCCCCGCGATCGCAATCCTCCTCGCACTCGGCCCCGGCTGCGTCACCAACCAGCAGGCCGAGACCCCACACGCCAACTACAGCACCGTCCAGGCCAGCGTCGACCGCGACACCGACAAGGCCCGCCAACGCAACGCCAAAGGCCTCGAGCACCTACTCGTCGGCGACCTCGACGACGCCGAGCAGCAGTTCCGCTCCGCCCTGCAGGCCGATGTCCAGTACGGCCCCGCCCACAACAACCTCGGCAAGATCCTCTATCTCAAGCAGGACTACTATCAGGCCGCCTGGGAATTCGAATACGCCCGCGAGTTGATGCCCGCCAACGCCGCCCCCCACAACAACCTCGGACTCGTCCACGAGCAGACCGGCGAACTCGACCGCGCCGTCGAGCACTTCCGCCAGGCCATCAGCCTCGACGCCGACAACATCGAATACCGCGCCAACCTCGCACGCACCCTCGTCCGCCGAGGCGACCGCACCGACGAACTCCGTACCCTCCGCGACCAGATCATCGCGGAAGACACCCGCAACGAATGGATCACTTGGGCAAAATCGCTCAATATCGATGACTGA
- a CDS encoding sulfatase family protein produces MPESQRPNILLLMTDQQRHDTVAALGNNTIKTPSLDRLCAEGTAFTRAYSPTPVCVAARCALMTGKPAHETGCYDNTDQPQDVPSFAEVLADAGYQTHAVGKMHFTPDPHRMWGFQSRDVSEEGWETEPNDDFRNYVRDQGYDHVSAFQGIRSEFYYVPQPSQLPARHHHTHWTVDRSIDFLKRRDTSRPFLLKTSFIKPHPPFENPEPWSRLYRGPQMPAPFTPETGDELTTYWNRVQNRYKYGDAGNDGYLERLRVAAYYANISFIDQQVGRLLDALGDERDNTIVIYFADHGEFLGDYGCYGKRTMQDAASRIPMIVRMPGRVPAGQQVTRPATILDIFPTLLDAAGISSDKPSDEGESLIDLANDNCQRDVVFSQFQMAEYGLYMAVSENDKYVYSAPDRREIYVDDKTDPRETRNAINVPGNDRRAAYLRQKLIDRHSRANDTYAVTDGRWRQYPPVTFDSTPDRGLLYQDNPALQAAIDDLGPGYARDVTTTDGVAMSLLCPETSYPPVEEEPAS; encoded by the coding sequence ATGCCCGAGTCTCAACGCCCCAACATCCTCCTGCTGATGACCGATCAGCAGCGGCACGACACCGTGGCCGCCCTCGGCAACAACACCATCAAAACTCCCTCCCTCGACCGGCTCTGCGCCGAAGGAACCGCCTTCACGCGCGCCTACTCGCCCACACCCGTCTGCGTCGCCGCCCGCTGCGCACTCATGACCGGCAAGCCCGCTCACGAGACAGGCTGCTACGACAACACCGACCAGCCTCAGGACGTCCCGAGCTTCGCCGAGGTCCTCGCCGACGCCGGCTACCAGACCCACGCCGTCGGCAAGATGCACTTCACGCCCGACCCCCACCGCATGTGGGGCTTCCAGTCCCGCGACGTCTCCGAAGAGGGCTGGGAAACCGAGCCCAACGACGATTTCCGCAACTACGTCCGCGACCAGGGCTACGACCACGTCAGCGCCTTCCAGGGCATCCGCAGCGAGTTCTACTACGTCCCCCAGCCCTCGCAGCTGCCCGCACGCCACCACCACACCCACTGGACCGTTGACCGCAGCATCGACTTTCTCAAACGTCGCGACACGTCCCGCCCCTTCCTTCTCAAGACCAGCTTCATCAAGCCCCATCCGCCCTTCGAGAACCCCGAGCCGTGGAGCCGCCTCTACCGCGGCCCGCAGATGCCCGCGCCCTTCACGCCCGAGACGGGCGACGAACTGACCACCTACTGGAATCGCGTCCAGAATCGCTACAAGTATGGCGACGCGGGCAACGACGGCTACCTCGAACGTCTCCGAGTCGCCGCCTATTACGCCAACATCAGCTTCATCGACCAGCAGGTCGGACGCCTTCTCGATGCCCTCGGCGACGAACGCGACAACACCATCGTCATCTACTTCGCCGACCACGGCGAGTTCCTTGGCGACTACGGCTGCTACGGCAAACGCACCATGCAGGACGCCGCCAGCCGTATCCCGATGATCGTCCGCATGCCCGGACGCGTCCCCGCCGGACAGCAGGTCACCCGGCCCGCCACCATCCTCGACATCTTCCCCACCCTCCTCGACGCCGCGGGGATCTCATCGGACAAGCCCTCCGACGAGGGCGAGAGCCTCATCGACCTCGCCAACGACAACTGCCAACGCGACGTCGTCTTCTCGCAGTTCCAGATGGCCGAGTACGGCCTCTACATGGCCGTCAGCGAGAACGACAAGTACGTCTACTCCGCACCCGACCGCCGCGAGATCTACGTCGACGACAAGACCGATCCCCGCGAGACACGCAACGCCATCAACGTCCCCGGCAACGACCGGCGCGCCGCCTACCTCCGCCAGAAACTCATCGACCGCCACTCCCGCGCCAACGACACCTACGCCGTCACCGACGGCCGCTGGCGTCAATACCCGCCCGTCACCTTCGACAGCACGCCCGACCGCGGCCTGCTCTACCAGGACAACCCCGCGCTCCAGGCCGCCATCGACGACCTCGGACCCGGCTACGCCCGCGACGTCACCACCACCGATGGCGTTGCCATGTCCCTGCTCTGCCCCGAAACCAGCTACCCGCCCGTTGAAGAAGAACCCGCGTCATGA
- a CDS encoding type II secretion system protein GspG, whose protein sequence is MQTARLRAFSLIEVMVVIVIIGLLAGAVALQVSGYMDSAEINRAKSDIVTISDALDLYRLENKRYPTNEEGLDVLPLKNFKDPWGNRYEYNSPGPDGEPYEVVSYGADGREGGEGTDADIYSWQVREAAEGG, encoded by the coding sequence ATGCAAACCGCCCGCCTTCGCGCCTTCTCGCTCATCGAGGTCATGGTCGTGATCGTCATCATCGGCCTGCTCGCCGGGGCCGTCGCGCTCCAGGTCAGCGGCTACATGGACTCCGCCGAGATCAACCGCGCCAAGTCCGACATCGTCACCATCAGCGACGCGCTCGACCTCTACCGCCTGGAGAACAAGCGTTACCCCACCAACGAAGAAGGACTCGACGTCCTGCCGCTCAAGAACTTCAAAGACCCCTGGGGCAACCGCTATGAGTACAACAGCCCCGGGCCCGATGGCGAGCCCTACGAAGTCGTCAGCTACGGTGCCGACGGACGCGAGGGCGGTGAGGGCACCGACGCCGACATCTACAGCTGGCAGGTCCGCGAGGCCGCGGAGGGCGGCTGA